The proteins below are encoded in one region of Misgurnus anguillicaudatus chromosome 24, ASM2758022v2, whole genome shotgun sequence:
- the LOC129429217 gene encoding extracellular calcium-sensing receptor-like, with protein sequence MAKKTLLLLLLYGACIPATAEVCKMLSQPFPPILSAEREINIGGILPIHRTVVQKLHPFTSKAEPPTCVSFNLREFKVAQTLIFAIEEINNSTELLPGVTLGYKIYDTCGTINQAILSSMALINGIKEMASHNESCSRPPFVQAIVGETSSSPTIAIASLLSPFSFPVISHFASCACLSDRKRFSSFFRMIASDYYQSRALAQLVKHFGWTWVGTVSSRSDYGSYGISTFEKTAQQLGICVEYSATVLRTDTQEQLLKTLEVIKRSTAKVVVSFTSSADFIPLLQLIAQQNVTGLRWVGSESWITSRIIAETKEYSFLTGAVGFALQNTKLDGLRGFLLTVHPDQEPKNELLKDFWETAFQCSFRNTGGSTGRCTGSERLAEVQNEYTDALEMRIANKVYTATYAVAHALHNLLKDVKSSTNSSKVEVPTPRKVLEYMRNVSFTAKTGEKIFFDASGDPVAKYDLVKWQPAKDGSMQYKLVGAYDHSLPPEKRLKINQELMVWAENSRQLPVSVCTESCPPGTRKAAQKGRPICCYDCIQCAHGEISNETDSSDCFSCDLEYWSNENKDRCVLKVIEFLSYTEIMGIVLFLCSLIGALFSSIVAFVFYLHKETPIVRANNSELSFLLLFSLTLCFLCSLTFIGRPTELSCMLRHTAFGITFVLCISCVLGKTIVVLMAFKATLPGSNVMKWFGPPQQRLSVVILTLIQVLICVLWLTISPPFPYKNMRYYKDKIILECNLGSAVGFWAVLAYIGLLSVLCFILAFLARKLPDNFNEAKFITFSILIFCAVWITFFLAYVSTPGKFTVALEIFAILASSFALLFCIFAPKCYIILLKPEQNTKKHMIGKE encoded by the exons CTTTAACTTGCGTGAGTTTAAAGTGGCTCAGACACTGATTTTTGCCATAGAGGAGATAAACAACAGCACAGAGCTGTTGCCTGGTGTCACTTTGGGCTATAAAATATATGATACATGTGGGACAATAAATCAGGCTATCCTGTCGAGCATGGCTTTGATAAATGGCATTAAAGAAATGGCTTCTCACAATGAGTCCTGTTCTAGACCACCATTTGTTCAAGCCATTGTTGGAGAGACAAGCTCCTCTCCCACCATTGCCATCGCCTCTTTACTAAGCCCTTTCAGTTTCCCTGTG ATCAGTCATTTTGCCTCATGTGCATGCTTGAGTGACAGAAAAAGGTTTTCATCCTTCTTCAGAATGATAGCCAGTGATTATTATCAAAGCAGAGCACTAGCTCAGCTTGTCAAGCACTTTGGCTGGACTTGGGTTGGAACGGTCAGCAGTCGCAGTGATTATGGTAGCTATGGAATCTCAACATTTGAAAAGACAGCACAACAATTGGGGATTTGTGTTGAATACTCAGCCACTGTATTAAGAACCGATACACAAGAGCAGCTCCTAAAGACACTGGAAGTGATTAAAAGATCAACAGCCAAGGTGGTGGTATCTTTTACATCTTCTGCAGATTTTATCCCACTCCTGCAATTAATTGCGCAACAGAATGTCACTGGGCTCCGGTGGGTCGGTAGTGAATCCTGGATCACTTCTCGAATTATTGCAGAAACAAAGGAATACAGTTTTCTCACGGGAGCTGTGGGCTTTGCCTTACAGAACACGAAGCTTGACGGCCTGCGAGGGTTTCTTTTGACTGTGCACCCTGATCAGGAACCAAAAAATGAACTTTTGAAAGATTTCTGGGAAACAGCTTTTCAGTGCTCTTTCAGAAACACCGGAGGTAGCACAGGTCGCTGTACTGGCTCAGAACGCTTAGCAGAAGTGCAAAATGAATATACTGATGCATTAGAGATGCGCATAGCAAATAAAGTGTACACTGCAACTTATGCTGTCGCACATGCACTGCATAATTTGTTAAAAGATGTCAAATCCTCCACCAACAGCAGCAAAGTAGAGGTGCCCACACCAAGAAAG GTGCTGGAGTATATGAGAAATGTCAGTTTTACTGCCAAAACAGgtgagaaaatattttttgatgcAAGTGGGGATCCTGTAGCAAAATATGATCTGGTCAAATGGCAGCCTGCTAAAGATGGAAGTATGCAGTATAAACTGGTTGGTGCGTATGACCACTCACTGCCTCCAGAGAAACGTCTTAAAATTAATCAGGAACTTATGGTATGGGCTGAGAACAGCAGACAG CTGCCTGTGTCTGTGTGCACTGAGAGTTGTCCTCCAGGCACTAGGAAGGCTGCACAGAAAGGAAGACCTATCTGCTGTTATGACTGTATTCAATGTGCACATGGAGAAATCAGTAATGAGACAG ATTCTAGTGACTGCTTTTCTTGTGATTTGGAGTATTGGTCGAATGAAAACAAAGAcagatgtgttttaaaagtgattGAATTCCTTTCCTATACAGAAATCATGGGGATTGTGCTTTTTCTTTGTTCGCTCATTGGAGCATTATTTTCATCAATTGTAGCTTTTGTGTTTTATCTTCATAAAGAAACACCTATTGTAAGAGCCAACAATTCAGAGCTGAGCTtcctgttgctcttctcattgACTCTGTGTTTTCTCTGTTCACTTACTTTCATTGGTCGGCCCACTGAGTTGTCCTGTATGTTGCGTCACACAGCGTTTGGGATCACTTTTGTCCTCTGTATCTCCTGTGTTTTGGGGAAAACAATAGTGGTGTTAATGGCATTCAAGGCCACACTTCCAGGAAGTAATGTCATGAAATGGTTTGGGCCTCCTCAACAAAGACTAAGTGTTGTTATCCTTACATTAATACAGGTCCTAATTTGTGTGCTTTGGTTAACAATATCACCTCCTTTCCCATATAAGAACATGCGTTATTACAAAGATAAGATCATTTTAGAATGTAATTTAGGTTCAGCTGTTGGTTTCTGGGCTGTTCTTGCTTATATTGGCTTGCTTTcagttttgtgttttattttagcttttctGGCTCGTAAGCTCCCTGATAACTTCAATGAAGCTAAATTCATCACATTCAGTATCCTCATATTCTGTGCTGTTTGGATCACATTTTTCCTAGCTTACGTCAGTACACCTGGAAAATTTACTGTAGCCTTGGAGATATTTGCTATTTTAGCTTCAAGTTTTGCTTTACTATTTTGCATATTTGCCCCAAAATGCTACATAATTTTGTTAAAACCAGAGCAAAATACAAAGAAACATATGATTGGGAAAGAGTAA